One genomic segment of Panicum virgatum strain AP13 chromosome 2N, P.virgatum_v5, whole genome shotgun sequence includes these proteins:
- the LOC120658808 gene encoding NAD(P)H dehydrogenase (quinone) FQR1-like, translating to MAVTKIYIVYYSTWGHVASLAEEIKKGADSVDGVEATIWQVAETLPEEVLGKMHAAAKKAEHPVISGKQLADADGLLFGFPARFGMMAAQMKALFDSTGGLWERQALAGKPAGFFFALGTQGGGQEETALTAVSQLTHHGMMFVPVGYTFGAGMFDMDEVRCCSPYGSGTFAGADGKSRKPSDAELQMAAHQGKYFATVAKKLKAGAAFV from the exons ATGGCGGTGACCAAGATCTACATCGT GTACTACTCGACATGGGGCCACGTGGCGAGTCTGGCAGAGGAGATCAAGAAGGGCGCCGATTCGGTTGACGGCGTTGAAGCTACGATATGGCAGGTGGCGGAGACGCTGCCGGAGGAGGTTCTTGGGAAGATGCACGCGGCGGCGAAGAAGGCGGAGCACCCTGTGATCTCAGGCAAGCAGCTGGCGGACGCGGACGGCCTCCTGTTCGGGTTCCCGGCGCGGTTCGGGATGATGGCGGCGCAGATGAAGGCGCTGTTCGACTCCACCGGCGGGCTGTGGGAGCGGCAGGCGCTCGCAGGCAAGCCCGCGGGGTTCTTCTTCGCGCTGGGCACGCAGGGCGGCGGCCAGGAGGAGACGGCGCTCACGGCCGTGTCGCAGCTGACGCACCACGGCATGATGTTCGTGCCCGTGGGATACACCTTCGGCGCCGGGATGTTCGACATGGACGAGGTCAGGTGCTGCAGCCCCTATGGCTCCGGCAccttcgccggcgccgacggcaaGAGCAGGAAACCCAGCGATGCCGAGCTCCAGATGGCCGCGCACCAGGGAAAGTACTTCGCCACCGTGGCCAAGAAGCTCAAGGCGGGAGCGGCATTCGTCTGA